The following nucleotide sequence is from Gammaproteobacteria bacterium.
GGGTTTTCTCGTCACTTATTTTATAAATAATCATTGAAGAAGCCATGTAAATCACCCCACGGCTAAAGAAGGCTTTATGGATAAGGCTTGGTTTACCAGCCTGAGCCACAAAACATCGTGACTACGTTGTAACGAAGTACAAAACTTACCTACGAATACTTCCTCAGTTTGTAAGTTTGTAGCTCTGAAAGCGGCAGGTGCAGACAACCTTAGGGGTAGCATGAAACGGTTTGTCGCAAGGTTCGCAATAACTGAAGCTGCGTTGCAACATTGGCGAGGGGAGCCACACCGCAAGGTGTGCGTCACTTGGGCCGCGTAAGGATTGACAGCCGGGAAAGACCGGCAACTTCAACTGCAAAAAAACAGGAGGCGGCGCTTCCCATGGCTAAAGTCAGGGGTTTCCGCGCCGAATTTGGATGACCGAACTTGTCCATCCCTTAGAGGATCAGCTGCAGGCGCGGATCGCGATTATGGAAAATTTATTGCGCCAGGTAGTGGAAATTAATGTTGGTGCAACGACTCGGATGCACGAATTAGATGGAAAATTGCAAAAAATTGAAACCATCCTTCCGATGCTCTCCAATTTTATCGAGAGGGTCAAAGTTCCACCTGTTGATTCATCATCAGCTAAGAAAGACATCGCTGACATTAAGAATCGACTGGATGAATTTCATCAAGAGCTACTTTCTATTCCGCAGCGAATTGAGACTCTGTTGGAAAAAGCAACAACTACATACGAACCAGACGCATCGACGCTGAATAAATTAGTGGACAGGATTGAATCACAGCAAAGCACAATTCTCCAAACACTTGAAAAACGAATTGATCCTCGTCTCATGATTTATCTAAAACCATTAATAGAAATGTTGGAAGAAGAAGGGCGACAAGCGGAAAAGTTGAAAGATGTTGCACTACAACAATTGCAGTATCTCCTCTCAGGAAAAGCACCAGGATCAAATGAAGAAATTTCCCGCGT
It contains:
- a CDS encoding hypothetical protein (Evidence 5 : Unknown function), translating into MTELVHPLEDQLQARIAIMENLLRQVVEINVGATTRMHELDGKLQKIETILPMLSNFIERVKVPPVDSSSAKKDIADIKNRLDEFHQELLSIPQRIETLLEKATTTYEPDASTLNKLVDRIESQQSTILQTLEKRIDPRLMIYLKPLIEMLEEEGRQAEKLKDVALQQLQYLLSGKAPGSNEEISRVLQQVNQEIGRCTEAFARTQQALQIVVIPFQNIGRIFRDNLEIVVQAHDLMAQLYDDLPRFLDEIKKKTRSI